The following is a genomic window from Halichoerus grypus chromosome 5, mHalGry1.hap1.1, whole genome shotgun sequence.
AACtcttccccaacccccccacACCCGGCTTCTATTTAAATCTCAGGCACTCCCTGGGTCCATACTCCTTTCAGCCAGTGCCCAGGCTcccagcagagaagagaagggtgCCATGGCTCCGGAAgacaaggaaagagaggagggcCCAGCCAAGCATGCCCTCCGCAAGGTACGCACAGCCACCCTGGTGATCAACTTGGCCCGAGGTTGGCAGCAGTGGGCAAATGAGAACAGCACCAGGCAGGCCCAAGAGCCCACAGGCTGGCAGCCAGGAGGGACCCAGGATGCACCCCAAGCTCCTAAGCCAGTGATCTACCCCACTCTCCACCAGAAAGCTCAGAGCACCCCAAAGTCTTCCTCCCAAAAGTCAGAGGGACATGGAGATGGACAAAGCTCAGAGGAAGCCACAGAAGTCTCTCATATCAAAAGGAAAGAGGTGGCCAAAACAATTGTCAGCAAAGCTTATGAGAGAGGAGGGGATGtgagccatctgagccaccaatATGAGGACAGTGACATGCCTGGAGCCGGGCAGCCAGAAAATGACATTGACAGAATCCTCCACAGCCATGGCTCCCCAACGCGGAGGAGGAAATGTGCCAACCTGGTATCTGAGCTGACGAAAGGCTGGAAAGAGATGGAACAGGATGAGCCCAAGTGGAGGAGTGACAGCATCGACACAGAGGACAGTGGCTACGGAGGGGAGAGCGAGGAGAGGCCCGAGCAGGATGGAGAGCAGGTGGTCGCCACCAGAATCAAACGCCCCTTGCCTTCCCAGTAAGTGTATGCCCCCTTCAGC
Proteins encoded in this region:
- the ABRA gene encoding actin-binding Rho-activating protein, whose product is MAPEDKEREEGPAKHALRKVRTATLVINLARGWQQWANENSTRQAQEPTGWQPGGTQDAPQAPKPVIYPTLHQKAQSTPKSSSQKSEGHGDGQSSEEATEVSHIKRKEVAKTIVSKAYERGGDVSHLSHQYEDSDMPGAGQPENDIDRILHSHGSPTRRRKCANLVSELTKGWKEMEQDEPKWRSDSIDTEDSGYGGESEERPEQDGEQVVATRIKRPLPSQANRFTEKLSCKAQRKYSQVDNLKGRWQQWADEHIQSQKLNPFSEEFDYQLAMSTRLHKGDEGYGCPKEGTKTAERAKRAEEHIYREIMDMCFIIRTMARHRGDGKIQVTFGDLFDRYVRISDKVVGILMRARKHGLVDFEGEMLWQGRDDHVVITLLQ